GCGGGTGGACAGCATCCGGCGAAGGGCAGCGGCGGTCATGTCGTCGGTGACCGACGCCGCCCGGTGGCCGAGCAGCTCGAGCGTGAGCTCAGCGGCGTCCTGTCGCAGGTGCATGCCGACGAGCTTGCGAACGCTCGACGCGGCGCCCGGATCAGTGCCGGAGACACGAGCCAGCGTCGCGCGTACGCCGAGCATCGCGTCGGCCTGCGCGAGGCAGACCAGCTCGCCGACGCGCTGGTAGGCGATCGAGTTCGGCCGGTGCTCACTGGCGTCCAGTGCCGCAAGCAGCTCCTCGATCCCGGAGGAGAACGCCGAGCCGCTGCTCATCGCGACCCGCTCGTTCGCCAGTGTCGTGCGTGCCAGCTTCCAGCCGCCGTCGACCTCGCCGACGACACAGTCGTCCGGCACGAACACGTCGTTGAGGAAGATCTCGTTGAACAGCGCGTCGCCGGTGATCTCGCGCAGCGGCCGTACGTCGAGCCCGGGCGTGCGCATGTCGACCAGAAAGTAGGTGATGCCGTCGTGACGGCGCGCGCCGGTCGAAGTACGAGCGAGACAGATCGCCCAATCCGCGGTGCGGGCCGACGACGTCCAGACCTTCTGGCCGGACAGCGACCAGCCGCCGTCGACGCGCGTCGCCTTGGTCGACAGCGACGCCAGGTCGGAGCCGGCGCCCGGCTCACTGAACATCTGACACCAGCTGATCTCGCCGTACAGCGTGGGCGGCACGAAGCGCTCTCGCTGGGCATCCGTCCCTGCTTGCAGGATCGTCGGCAAGGCCCAGTTGCCGATGATCAGGTCCGGTCGTGCCACTCCGGCCTTCGCGAACTCTTCGTCGATGACCAACTGCTCGATCGGACCGGCGCTGCGACCGTACGGCGAAGGCCAGTGCGGGACGAGGTAGCCGGCGTCGGCGATCGCCCGTCGACGCTGCGGGCCTTCGACGCCGTCGAGCGTCGAGAGGAACTCGCGCACCGCCGCACGCGCCGGGTCCGCGTCCGGCCCGAGATCCAGTGACCGGTGGCGCCTCACGCCCCCGCGGGCCAGCGTGGTCGCCGCCTCCTGCCAACGGGTCCGGCTGCCTAGCATCTGGCGCACGGACAGCGCCCGCTTGAGATAGAGGTGCGCGATGTGCTCCCAGGTGAAGCCGATGCCACCGAGCACCTGGATCAGGCTCTTCGCGACATCAACCGCAGCCTGTGGCGCGACCGCCCCGGCCACCGAGATCGCCAAGGACAGCGACGGGTCACCGGAGGACATCTCGTCCATCGCGTGGGCCGCATCCCACGCCGCTGCCCCGGCGATCTCGAGGTCGGCGAGCATGTCGGCGCAGCGGTGCTTGACCGCCTGGAAGGAACCGATGGGCTGGCCGAACTGCTCACGGACCTTGGCGTAGTCGACGGCGAGGTCGAGGCACGCTCCCGCGATCCCGGCGGCCTCCGCGCTCAGCAGCACCGCCGCGGTCGCGATGACCTCGTGGTCGATCAGTCCGACGAGCAGCCGGCTCTCGTCGGCGACCGCCGACTCCACCACGGCGACCCGGCGGGTCGGGTCGATGCCGAGCAGCGACGTGAGGGATTTGCCGGAGACGTCGACGAGGAACCAGCGATCCTCGATCGGCATCAGTACGGCGCTGACCGC
The sequence above is a segment of the Mycobacteriales bacterium genome. Coding sequences within it:
- a CDS encoding acyl-CoA dehydrogenase; its protein translation is MRPAALAVSDEQNALADSVRGFAEQTGLVAAAKAAADADGETLPQSWQALADQELLALPFDARVSDLCVAVEELGRALAPGPIVPTLLAGLLVRRFGSDQLRTSVEAGLRDGTFSAAVSINGNLLGGAAVSAVLMPIEDRWFLVDVSGKSLTSLLGIDPTRRVAVVESAVADESRLLVGLIDHEVIATAAVLLSAEAAGIAGACLDLAVDYAKVREQFGQPIGSFQAVKHRCADMLADLEIAGAAAWDAAHAMDEMSSGDPSLSLAISVAGAVAPQAAVDVAKSLIQVLGGIGFTWEHIAHLYLKRALSVRQMLGSRTRWQEAATTLARGGVRRHRSLDLGPDADPARAAVREFLSTLDGVEGPQRRRAIADAGYLVPHWPSPYGRSAGPIEQLVIDEEFAKAGVARPDLIIGNWALPTILQAGTDAQRERFVPPTLYGEISWCQMFSEPGAGSDLASLSTKATRVDGGWSLSGQKVWTSSARTADWAICLARTSTGARRHDGITYFLVDMRTPGLDVRPLREITGDALFNEIFLNDVFVPDDCVVGEVDGGWKLARTTLANERVAMSSGSAFSSGIEELLAALDASEHRPNSIAYQRVGELVCLAQADAMLGVRATLARVSGTDPGAASSVRKLVGMHLRQDAAELTLELLGHRAASVTDDMTAAALRRMLSTRSLTIAGGTSEVLHNVIGERILGLPR